A portion of the Lolium rigidum isolate FL_2022 chromosome 1, APGP_CSIRO_Lrig_0.1, whole genome shotgun sequence genome contains these proteins:
- the LOC124664315 gene encoding protein DOG1-like 2, which produces MTATSRPQHAAHANGTLTPPDGAETFAKFFECWILQQSRDLDALRAAAAASAGHEDDAGLRRLVDRVLGHYEHYYRAKSAAASDDVLPMFAPSWISATETLYLWCGGWRPTAALQLLYSKSGAQLEAQLPAFLDGGDLHDGDLGGLSADQLQAADQLQRRTIRSEREIDEAAASAQESLATVKMVELSAGGGAAEEGMEREMGAKAEGMRRVLEMADGLRMDTLRAVVALLRPPQAVHFLVAAAELHLSVHDFGRRKDEAK; this is translated from the exons ATGACCGCCACCTCGCGACCACAGCACGCCGCTCACGCCAACGGCACCCTGACCCCGCCCGACGGCGCCGAGACCTTCGCCAAGTTCTTCGAGTGCTGGATCTTGCAGCAGTCCCGCGACCTGGACGCGCTccgtgccgcggcggcggcgtccgccgGCCACGAAGACGACGCCGGCCTCCGGCGCCTGGTCGACCGGGTCCTCGGCCACTACGAGCACTACTACCGCGCCAAGTCCGCGGCCGCCTCCGACGACGTGCTCCCCATGTTCGCGCCCTCCTGGATCTCCGCCACCGAGACCCTCTACCTGTGGTGCGGCGGCTGGCGCCCCACCGCCGCGCTCCAGCTGCTCTACTCCAAGTCCGGCGCGCAGCTCGAGGCCCAGCTCCCGGCCTTCCTCGACGGCGGTGACCTCCACGACGGCGACCTCGGCGGCCTCTCCGCCGACCAGCTCCAGGCCGCGGACCAGCTCCAGCGCCGCACCATCCGGAGCGAACGCGAGATCGATGAGGCCGCCGCCAGCGCGCAG GAGTCGCTGGCCACGGTGAAGATGGTGGAGCTCTccgcaggcggcggcgcggcggaggagggcaTGGAGCGGGAGATGGGTGCGAAGGCGGAGGGGATGAGGCGGGTGCTGGAGATGGCGGACGGGCTCAGGATGGACACGCTGCGCGCCGTGGTGGCGCTGCTCCGGCCGCCGCAGGCCGTGCacttcctcgtcgccgccgccgagctccaCCTCTCCGTGCACGACTTCGGCCGCCGCAAGGACGAGGCCAAGTGA